Proteins from a single region of Candidatus Cloacimonadota bacterium:
- a CDS encoding shikimate kinase: MKENIFLIGFMGVGKTFLGEKLAEHLELDFYDLDCAIEKKAGLDVNDIFARKGEEYFRKLESKILLNWRKSGIISTGGGIVLETKNRDFLKKSQNKIIWLNPKWEIIRSRIVNSYRPLVLDRSEMELFSLWSERQPFYEECADILFEGTELKELIKLLD, encoded by the coding sequence ATGAAAGAAAATATTTTTTTGATAGGTTTTATGGGAGTTGGTAAGACGTTTCTGGGAGAGAAACTGGCAGAACATTTGGAATTGGATTTTTATGACCTGGATTGTGCTATCGAGAAAAAAGCAGGTTTGGATGTGAATGATATTTTTGCCCGGAAAGGTGAAGAATATTTCAGAAAATTGGAATCGAAGATTTTATTGAATTGGCGAAAATCAGGAATTATTTCTACCGGCGGCGGAATTGTGCTGGAAACAAAAAATAGAGATTTCCTGAAAAAATCACAGAATAAAATCATCTGGCTGAATCCCAAATGGGAAATTATTCGTTCTCGTATTGTAAACTCTTATCGACCATTAGTTTTAGATCGCAGTGAAATGGAATTGTTTAGTTTATGGTCGGAAAGACAACCCTTTTATGAAGAATGCGCCGACATATTATTTGAAGGAACAGAGCTGAAAGAACTGATAAAATTGCTTGATTGA
- a CDS encoding right-handed parallel beta-helix repeat-containing protein, which translates to MWLHSTTWYIKLDGTGDFTTIQQGINVSTHSDTVLVYPGTYYENIDYNGKNITVASLELTTSDPQYISQTVIDGQRQGSCVSVVSGETNTILQGLTIKNGQGNQALTSWGGGITIYVEDTQVNNSIINCVITENYAIAGAGLSIFNTNLFLSGTVIRNNFADRAGGAIGVSGDSNVTFDEDNRCNIYNNLAAYMSEIYISSIHVTDFTVIVDTFTVYVPSEYFVSNVRAIAVTYNFDILNSYLEPIDHDLYVSPNGSDENSGLSPDQPMLIINRAVRKVASNPDNPNTVYLLPGFYNDTSNPLQLPFGCKPYVNIIGNNLNDTIIDGESNLNTLFMGLSGYEHSLVKNLSFLNGFCNGKLVWLHNTDFIVFENILIQDCIITGFGAAISSSTAGGNIELRNVTAYNTESQIGSNSGAWFNGTTYFEATDCTFSNNSISGGPCHSAGLYVMSSGDVNIENCKFINNSGPCPTYFGYASALLVNDYNGEIGDININNNLFLDNHIENGRGTIYIDSEPNSSIHFSNNTVVNNISSYGVSFNGNMYLQNNVLRNPGDYEVGLLYDPYLNFPSTLYSLYNNIEGGSSAIFSDNNSNVINLLEGNIDEDPQFLLSGDDPYQLSELSPCIDNGTPDTTGLFLPPWDLLHHGRIWDGDGNGLATIDMGCYEFGAPPVVSVEDPVVIPNDEINLCNYPNPFNPSTTISFNVTQTSSFVTLEIFNIKGQKVKTLLNSLLSAGHFECVWNGKNDAGKSVSSGEYFARLKVNGEEIDVRKMLLMK; encoded by the coding sequence ATCTACGCATAGTGACACAGTTCTAGTTTATCCTGGAACGTATTACGAAAACATTGATTATAATGGTAAAAACATCACTGTAGCAAGCTTGGAACTCACCACGAGTGATCCACAATATATTTCACAAACAGTTATCGATGGTCAACGTCAAGGTAGTTGTGTGAGTGTTGTTTCTGGTGAAACAAACACGATTTTACAAGGTTTAACTATTAAAAACGGTCAAGGTAATCAGGCGTTAACTTCTTGGGGTGGAGGTATTACAATTTATGTTGAAGATACACAAGTAAATAATAGCATAATTAATTGTGTCATAACAGAAAATTATGCAATTGCTGGTGCGGGTTTGAGTATTTTCAATACAAATCTTTTCTTATCAGGTACAGTTATTCGCAATAATTTTGCCGATCGAGCTGGTGGTGCTATAGGTGTTAGTGGAGATTCTAATGTTACTTTTGACGAAGATAACAGGTGTAATATTTATAATAATCTTGCTGCTTATATGTCAGAGATTTACATTTCTTCTATTCATGTTACAGACTTCACAGTTATCGTAGATACTTTTACTGTGTATGTACCTTCGGAATATTTTGTTAGTAATGTTAGAGCGATAGCAGTTACTTATAATTTTGATATTTTGAATAGTTATCTTGAGCCAATTGATCACGACTTATACGTTTCTCCAAATGGCAGCGATGAGAATTCAGGTCTATCTCCAGATCAACCAATGTTAATAATCAATCGAGCAGTAAGAAAAGTTGCATCGAACCCTGATAACCCAAATACAGTATATTTACTGCCTGGTTTTTATAATGATACTTCTAATCCATTACAATTACCATTTGGTTGTAAGCCTTATGTTAATATTATTGGTAATAATTTGAATGATACTATTATCGATGGTGAATCAAATCTTAATACATTATTTATGGGTCTATCTGGATATGAACATTCGTTAGTGAAAAATCTCTCGTTTCTTAATGGTTTTTGTAATGGCAAACTAGTTTGGTTACACAATACAGATTTTATTGTATTTGAAAACATACTTATTCAGGACTGTATTATAACAGGCTTTGGTGCTGCTATTTCAAGTAGTACAGCTGGTGGAAACATTGAACTAAGAAATGTTACAGCTTATAATACAGAAAGTCAAATTGGTAGCAACTCAGGTGCTTGGTTTAATGGTACTACTTATTTTGAAGCAACCGATTGTACATTCTCTAATAATTCAATTTCAGGTGGTCCTTGTCATTCAGCAGGACTTTATGTAATGAGTAGTGGAGATGTGAATATTGAGAATTGCAAGTTTATTAATAATTCTGGTCCCTGCCCTACATATTTTGGTTATGCAAGTGCTTTACTAGTGAATGATTATAATGGTGAAATTGGTGATATAAATATAAATAATAACCTTTTTTTAGACAATCATATCGAAAATGGTAGGGGTACAATCTATATAGACTCCGAACCCAATAGTTCAATACATTTCTCTAACAATACAGTTGTTAATAATATTTCATCTTATGGGGTTAGCTTTAATGGTAACATGTATCTTCAAAATAATGTTTTACGAAATCCAGGTGATTATGAGGTTGGTTTATTGTATGATCCTTATCTAAATTTTCCTAGCACACTTTATTCTTTATATAATAATATTGAAGGTGGAAGTTCTGCAATTTTTAGCGATAATAATTCAAATGTTATCAACTTGTTAGAAGGCAACATTGACGAAGATCCTCAATTCTTGCTTTCCGGTGATGATCCTTATCAACTCTCCGAGCTTTCTCCCTGTATCGATAACGGTACGCCTGACACAACAGGATTATTTCTGCCACCTTGGGATTTACTTCATCACGGACGTATATGGGATGGTGATGGAAACGGATTGGCAACAATTGATATGGGTTGTTATGAGTTTGGGGCTCCACCGGTAGTCAGTGTAGAAGATCCGGTTGTTATTCCAAATGATGAGATAAATCTATGCAACTACCCAAATCCCTTCAATCCATCCACAACAATCAGCTTCAACGTAACACAAACGTCCTCGTTTGTGACTCTGGAAATCTTCAACATCAAAGGTCAAAAAGTAAAAACACTTTTAAATTCACTTCTTTCTGCTGGTCACTTTGAATGCGTATGGAATGGAAAAAACGATGCTGGAAAGAGCGTATCTTCAGGTGAATATTTCGCAAGGCTTAAAGTGAATGGAGAAGAAATAGATGTGAGGAAAATGCTGTTGATGAAATAA